The DNA region ATACTCTGCCGGAAAAAGCCAGGACAGCTTTGATAAGCAAATCATCAGGGATTACCTGCTCACATTAGACTGGAATCAGCAGCCACCGGGGCCGGAACTGCCTCAGGACATAGTGGATAAGGCGGCTGCACGTTACCGTGAAATTATTGGAATCCTGATGTCCTGATGAAATGTCCAGGGGTTCTTCTCCAGGCTGATGTCCTTACAACCTCCCTGATCTTATTATCGCCCATACAAGCCAAAGGCCCAGAACGCCCGCCACTATGTAACCTACAGCGCCCAGCAGGGGAAACCCAAGAAAAAGAGGGCCAATCTGTGTCTGCATAATTATAGACGACCCTACAATAATGGCGGCTATTATAAGACTGAATGACAACCTGTTACTCGCCTTATCAATGTGCTGTTCAAGACCTTCGAGTTTTTCGTGCCTCACCTCTATTTCGATTCGCCCTTCCCTTATGCGCTTGAAGATATGATGTATCTCCCTGGGAAGTTCACGCATCAGGCTGCTGACCTCCAATCCAATCCTGACGATGTCACTGTAAATCCTTTTGGGTTCAAATAACTTTTTCCTGAGCAGGTGCTGGGCATATGGCCTGATATTCTCAACGAGGTTGAACTCAGGGGCAAGAGTCCTGACAATGGACTCCACCGTCATAAAAGCCTTTCCGAACAGAAGCATATCATTTGGAATTTTAACATGATGCCTCCTGCCAATGGCAATGAGACCATTTACAAAGTCCGCAAAAGAGAAATCCTTCAGGGGTATGTCATGAAATCCTTCGATAAAATCACTCATATCCTTTTTCAACGCCTTTAGATCACATTCACGCATTACAATGCCGGTCTCAAGATAAAGGTCCATCAATCTGCCGATGTCTTTTTCTATAATCGCCAGGAAAATGCCAGACAGGCTGTCAACCATTTCATCGTCAAGCCGGCCCATAATCCCGAAATCATGAAAACAGATGCGTCCGTCTTCAAGGACAAAGACATTTCCAGGGTGAGGGTCAGCGTGGAAGAATCCATGATCAAATATCTGAAACAGGTATGAATCACTGAATTTTTTCGCCAGTGCATATTTTGAATGTTTATCCCCGTCAACATCAGTAATCTTAATGCCGGGCGCATACTCAATAGTAAGTATATGGATTCCACTAAGGTCCCAGATAACCTCAGGTACATA from Nitrospirota bacterium includes:
- a CDS encoding AarF/ABC1/UbiB kinase family protein, encoding MPFYHFKQTYRDIQRVRIILNTLIKYGFGYLVERLNLQGYVPLGKRIFRTREKEESPQNIAGRFRLVLEELGPTFIKFGQILSLRRDILSDDFVRELQKLQDSVPPFPVEQAREEILSEFGSPAEKLYAYFDENPLAAASIGQVHRARLPDGREVVVKIQRPGIKDTIETDLSILLTLARLINRYIPEAKLYDPVGLVEEFSTSIRKELDFRIEGRSADRFRTMFKDSRDVYVPEVIWDLSGIHILTIEYAPGIKITDVDGDKHSKYALAKKFSDSYLFQIFDHGFFHADPHPGNVFVLEDGRICFHDFGIMGRLDDEMVDSLSGIFLAIIEKDIGRLMDLYLETGIVMRECDLKALKKDMSDFIEGFHDIPLKDFSFADFVNGLIAIGRRHHVKIPNDMLLFGKAFMTVESIVRTLAPEFNLVENIRPYAQHLLRKKLFEPKRIYSDIVRIGLEVSSLMRELPREIHHIFKRIREGRIEIEVRHEKLEGLEQHIDKASNRLSFSLIIAAIIVGSSIIMQTQIGPLFLGFPLLGAVGYIVAGVLGLWLVWAIIRSGRL